From the Martelella mediterranea DSM 17316 genome, one window contains:
- a CDS encoding ABC transporter ATP-binding protein: MSALSLNNVDISYGDTKVVFGAGLAVAEGESFALVGESGSGKSTILRAIAGLAPDWTGDIAVLGKPRGKKLDKDFARICQMVFQDPYGSIHPRKTIDATLSEPLAIHGVGNRSERVEAMLVAVGLDRRFRFRFPHQLSGGQRQRVAIARALMLEPKILLLDEPTSALDVSVQAEILNLLKRLRAEQNLTFLLVTHNLPVVSFLCDRLAVMRRGQIVEIAGVDKLKAGTLTHPYARELYAASGGHTEGH; this comes from the coding sequence ATGAGCGCGCTTTCCCTGAACAATGTCGATATTTCCTATGGCGACACCAAGGTCGTCTTCGGTGCTGGCCTCGCCGTTGCCGAGGGCGAGAGTTTCGCGCTTGTCGGCGAGAGCGGATCGGGCAAATCGACCATCCTGCGCGCCATCGCCGGGCTTGCGCCGGACTGGACCGGCGATATCGCCGTTCTAGGCAAACCGCGCGGCAAGAAACTCGACAAGGATTTCGCCCGCATTTGCCAGATGGTGTTCCAGGACCCCTACGGCTCGATCCATCCGCGCAAGACCATAGACGCCACGCTTTCCGAACCGCTTGCCATCCACGGGGTCGGCAACCGTTCCGAACGGGTGGAGGCGATGCTGGTCGCCGTCGGCCTCGACCGCCGTTTCCGGTTCCGCTTTCCGCACCAGCTTTCCGGCGGTCAGCGCCAGCGCGTGGCGATTGCCCGCGCCCTGATGCTGGAACCGAAAATCCTGCTTCTGGACGAACCGACATCGGCGCTCGACGTCTCGGTACAGGCTGAAATCCTCAACCTGCTGAAGCGTCTGCGCGCCGAGCAGAACCTCACCTTCCTGCTCGTCACCCACAACCTGCCGGTGGTCTCGTTTCTCTGCGACCGGCTGGCGGTGATGCGGCGCGGACAGATCGTCGAGATCGCCGGCGTCGACAAGCTCAAGGCCGGCACGCTTACCCACCCCTACGCCCGCGAGCTCTATGCGGCGAGCGGCGGACATACCGAAGGACACTGA
- a CDS encoding ABC transporter permease, translated as MSFEPAGPTNETMPVAGPSRIRRGGRMLGAIASVLVTIAFTFLGLLAITFFIGRVIPIDPVLAVVGDRATPEVYEAARVQMGLDQPLPVQFFHYVVNVLSGDFGRSVSTGRLVSDDLARFFPATLEMATIGIIIGVLLGVPMGVYAAAHRGRPLDQVIRVIGMLGYSVPAFWLGLVGLALFYARFGLVGGPGRLDIFYDGLVPPVTGLILVDSLIAGETDIFFNAISHIILPASVLGFFSLAYIARMTRSFMLDQLGQDFVTTARVKGVAEWLVIWRHAFRPILVPLITVIGLSFAGLLEGSVMIETVFSWPGIGNYLTTALLNADMNAVLGATLVVGAVFILINKLSDVLYRVIDPRARR; from the coding sequence TTGAGTTTTGAGCCAGCCGGCCCGACAAACGAAACGATGCCCGTGGCCGGACCGTCGCGCATCAGGCGCGGCGGACGCATGCTGGGCGCCATCGCCTCGGTGCTGGTCACCATCGCGTTCACCTTTCTCGGCCTCCTCGCCATCACCTTCTTCATCGGCCGGGTGATCCCGATCGATCCGGTGCTTGCGGTGGTCGGCGATCGCGCGACGCCGGAAGTCTACGAGGCCGCCCGCGTGCAGATGGGGCTCGACCAGCCGCTGCCGGTGCAGTTCTTTCATTATGTCGTCAACGTGCTTTCCGGCGATTTCGGCCGCTCGGTATCCACCGGAAGGCTGGTCTCCGACGATCTCGCCCGCTTCTTCCCGGCGACGCTGGAAATGGCGACGATCGGCATTATTATCGGCGTTCTGCTCGGTGTACCCATGGGGGTTTATGCCGCGGCCCATCGGGGCCGCCCGCTCGATCAGGTCATCCGCGTCATCGGCATGCTCGGCTATTCGGTGCCCGCCTTCTGGCTCGGCCTCGTCGGGTTAGCGCTGTTTTATGCCCGCTTCGGCCTCGTCGGCGGGCCGGGGCGGCTCGATATCTTCTATGACGGGCTGGTGCCGCCAGTGACCGGGCTCATTCTGGTGGACAGCCTGATCGCCGGCGAAACCGACATCTTCTTCAACGCCATCTCGCATATCATCCTGCCGGCCTCGGTGCTGGGCTTCTTCAGCCTCGCCTATATCGCCCGCATGACCCGCTCCTTCATGCTCGACCAGCTCGGCCAGGATTTCGTCACCACAGCGCGGGTCAAGGGCGTTGCCGAATGGCTGGTGATCTGGCGTCATGCCTTCCGTCCGATCCTGGTGCCGCTGATCACCGTGATCGGCCTGTCCTTTGCCGGCCTGCTCGAGGGCTCGGTGATGATCGAGACGGTGTTTTCCTGGCCCGGCATCGGCAATTACCTGACGACCGCGCTGCTGAACGCCGACATGAATGCCGTTCTCGGCGCGACGCTGGTGGTCGGCGCGGTTTTCATCCTGATCAACAAACTCTCCGACGTGCTCTATCGCGTCATCGACCCGAGGGCCCGCCGATGA
- a CDS encoding carbohydrate ABC transporter permease → MFLKRALQKRRQAGSDEPHGWLGLAFIAPSMVFIIGLFIIPLVMTVWMSFFRWPLLGRRKFIGLENYAELLGDSQLWQSFGFTLLYTVLVTTAIMAVALPLALLVDRPLRSVGFFRTVFFMPVVIGFGAASTLWLWLLNPDSGVFARLLTGLGLVDQAPRPLESFWPALAVIILMVVWKTAGFTMVILLTGLQSIPNDVIEAARIDGASPFSRFRRITLPLMRNSVLLALILNVTSSMLAFDQFFIITQGGPNNSTISAVFTIYLASFSSYRLGYGSALSFALLVVLVAISSIQLSFMRQRPEDGR, encoded by the coding sequence TTGTTTCTCAAGCGCGCGTTACAGAAACGCCGGCAGGCGGGCAGCGATGAGCCGCATGGCTGGCTGGGCCTCGCCTTCATCGCGCCGAGCATGGTGTTCATCATCGGCCTGTTCATCATTCCGCTGGTCATGACGGTGTGGATGAGCTTCTTCCGCTGGCCGCTGCTCGGCCGCCGTAAGTTCATCGGCCTCGAAAACTATGCCGAGCTTCTGGGCGATAGCCAGCTCTGGCAGTCCTTCGGCTTCACCCTGCTCTATACGGTGCTGGTCACCACCGCGATCATGGCCGTCGCCCTGCCGCTGGCGCTTCTGGTCGACCGACCGCTGCGCAGTGTCGGTTTCTTCCGCACGGTGTTCTTCATGCCGGTGGTCATCGGCTTTGGTGCGGCCTCCACGCTGTGGCTCTGGCTGCTGAACCCCGATAGCGGCGTGTTCGCGCGGCTTCTGACCGGGCTTGGCCTTGTCGATCAGGCGCCGCGGCCGCTCGAAAGTTTCTGGCCGGCGCTCGCCGTGATCATTCTCATGGTGGTTTGGAAAACCGCCGGCTTCACCATGGTCATCCTTCTGACCGGCCTGCAGAGCATCCCCAATGATGTGATCGAGGCCGCCCGGATCGATGGCGCGAGCCCCTTCAGTCGCTTCCGCCGTATCACCCTGCCGCTGATGCGCAATTCGGTTCTGCTGGCGCTGATCCTGAACGTGACCTCGTCCATGCTCGCCTTCGACCAGTTCTTCATCATCACCCAGGGCGGGCCGAACAACAGCACGATCTCGGCGGTGTTCACCATCTATCTCGCGTCGTTCTCGTCCTATCGGCTGGGCTACGGTTCCGCCCTTTCCTTCGCCCTGCTGGTCGTTCTCGTCGCCATCAGCTCGATCCAGCTTTCCTTCATGCGCCAGCGGCCGGAGGACGGACGATGA
- a CDS encoding ABC transporter ATP-binding protein has protein sequence MTALLDIENLRVSFPTHKGRVEVVKGLSFTLGRERLGIVGESGSGKSMTGRSILRLIAPPGRVTADRLDFDGIDILAQSPRQMRKIRGARISMVMQDPKFSLNPVLTIGAQIGEALAAHFSLSRHAIRERSIAMLESVRIDDPERVMGLYPHEVSGGMGQRVMIAMMLIPEPDLLIADEPTSALDVSVQGQVLDIMDRLVRDKGMGLIFISHDLDLVSRYCDRILVMRSGEIVEECVASELSQARHPYTRGLLAAMPRMDEDRDFLPVLERGDT, from the coding sequence ATGACGGCATTGCTCGATATCGAAAACCTCCGCGTTTCCTTCCCGACCCATAAGGGCCGTGTCGAGGTGGTGAAGGGGCTCTCCTTCACGCTTGGTCGCGAGCGGCTTGGCATCGTCGGCGAATCCGGCTCCGGCAAATCGATGACCGGCCGCTCGATCCTGAGACTGATCGCCCCGCCGGGCCGCGTCACAGCCGACCGGCTCGATTTCGACGGCATCGACATTCTGGCGCAATCGCCCCGGCAGATGCGGAAAATCCGGGGCGCGCGGATCTCGATGGTGATGCAGGACCCGAAATTCTCGCTCAACCCGGTGCTGACCATCGGCGCCCAGATCGGCGAAGCGCTGGCCGCGCATTTCTCGCTGTCGCGTCACGCAATCCGCGAACGCAGCATCGCCATGCTGGAATCGGTGCGGATCGACGATCCCGAACGGGTGATGGGCCTTTATCCGCACGAGGTCTCCGGCGGCATGGGCCAGCGGGTGATGATCGCGATGATGCTGATCCCCGAACCGGACCTCTTGATTGCCGACGAGCCGACCTCCGCACTCGACGTTTCGGTGCAGGGCCAGGTGCTCGACATCATGGACAGGCTGGTCCGCGACAAGGGCATGGGGCTGATCTTCATCAGCCACGATCTCGATCTCGTCTCACGCTATTGCGACCGCATTCTGGTGATGCGCTCCGGCGAGATCGTCGAGGAATGCGTGGCCTCCGAGCTTTCGCAGGCGCGCCATCCCTATACGCGCGGGCTCTTGGCGGCGATGCCGCGCATGGACGAGGACCGCGATTTCCTGCCGGTGCTGGAACGGGGAGACACGTGA
- a CDS encoding ABC transporter permease: protein MTTRDWLLADSPTSLLQARLGASYRAGLALLGNPLAAIGLAIVLLLIVMAVFAPWLAPYSPFGQSLGERLQPPSLQHWMGTDELGRDILSRVIYGARITLMIVALVAIISAPIGLLAGAVSAYFGGWTDRIMMGITDVFLSMPKLILALAFVAALGPGIENAIIAIAITAWPAYARIARAETMTFRNSEFIDAVRMQGASSSRIIFRHILPLCTSSMIIRVTLDMAGIILTAAGLGFIGLGAQPPLPEWGAMISRGRAFILDQWWVATMPGFAILAVSLGFCFLGDGLRDVLDPKQGAGR, encoded by the coding sequence ATGACAACACGCGACTGGCTCCTGGCCGATTCTCCCACATCGCTGCTGCAGGCGCGGCTTGGCGCATCCTATCGCGCCGGTCTTGCGCTGCTTGGCAATCCGCTCGCCGCCATCGGGCTCGCGATCGTGTTGCTGCTGATCGTCATGGCTGTCTTCGCCCCGTGGCTGGCGCCCTATTCGCCCTTCGGCCAGTCGCTTGGCGAACGTCTGCAGCCGCCGAGCCTGCAACACTGGATGGGCACGGACGAACTCGGCCGCGACATCCTCTCCCGCGTTATCTACGGCGCGCGGATCACGCTGATGATCGTGGCTCTGGTTGCGATCATCTCCGCGCCGATCGGCCTTCTCGCCGGCGCGGTCTCGGCCTATTTCGGCGGCTGGACCGACCGGATCATGATGGGCATTACCGATGTATTCCTGTCGATGCCGAAGCTGATCCTCGCGCTTGCCTTTGTCGCCGCCCTCGGGCCGGGCATCGAGAACGCGATCATCGCGATCGCGATCACCGCCTGGCCGGCCTATGCCCGCATCGCCCGCGCCGAGACCATGACCTTCCGCAATTCCGAATTCATCGATGCCGTCCGGATGCAGGGCGCATCCTCGTCGCGGATCATCTTCCGCCACATCCTGCCGCTCTGCACCTCCTCGATGATCATCCGCGTCACCCTCGACATGGCCGGCATCATCCTGACGGCGGCGGGCCTCGGCTTCATCGGGCTTGGCGCACAGCCGCCGCTTCCTGAATGGGGCGCGATGATCTCGCGCGGGCGCGCCTTCATCCTGGATCAGTGGTGGGTGGCGACTATGCCGGGCTTTGCGATCCTGGCCGTCAGCCTCGGCTTCTGCTTCCTCGGCGACGGCTTGCGCGACGTGCTCGATCCGAAACAGGGGGCGGGACGATGA
- a CDS encoding helix-turn-helix domain-containing protein, translating into MRETLAAMRDTTQPRVGSIIRARRQQMQMTLTALSQASGVSVGYLSQVERDQAVPSLGTLAQIARALKVGIDYFIATPAPRDALTREGERTKFSVDGSSVTYERLGADFPGNTLSSFLMTVPPGYRSEVVSHEGEEIIYVLEGSITQRVDNDEMIMSAGDSLHFRGSQPHAWSNHTDRPAKLLWAGTLALFRSNAAPKPAAQTAKPNQKEEN; encoded by the coding sequence ATGCGCGAAACGCTCGCCGCCATGCGGGACACGACACAACCCCGGGTCGGATCGATCATCCGGGCCCGCCGGCAGCAGATGCAGATGACGCTGACGGCGCTCAGCCAGGCATCGGGCGTCTCCGTCGGCTATCTGAGCCAGGTCGAACGCGACCAGGCCGTGCCCTCGCTCGGCACGCTGGCGCAGATCGCCCGGGCGCTGAAGGTCGGCATCGACTATTTCATAGCCACTCCGGCGCCGCGTGATGCGCTGACGCGGGAAGGCGAACGCACCAAGTTTTCCGTCGACGGCTCCTCGGTGACCTATGAGCGCCTCGGCGCCGATTTCCCCGGCAATACACTCTCCTCCTTTCTGATGACCGTGCCGCCGGGCTATCGCTCGGAAGTGGTCAGCCATGAAGGCGAAGAGATCATCTACGTGCTGGAGGGATCGATCACCCAGCGCGTCGACAACGACGAAATGATCATGTCGGCGGGCGACAGCCTGCATTTCCGCGGCAGCCAGCCGCATGCATGGTCGAACCATACGGACAGGCCGGCAAAGCTTCTCTGGGCGGGAACGCTGGCGCTCTTCCGATCCAATGCCGCCCCGAAACCAGCCGCACAGACGGCGAAACCGAACCAGAAAGAGGAGAACTGA
- a CDS encoding ABC transporter substrate-binding protein — MKLFKAALLAAALTLPMGAGSAMADTPANMLVVAQNIDDIVAIDPAQAYEFTSGELVTNTYDRLVQYDAEDPTVLSAGLASEWTADDEAKTITFTMRDDATFSSGNPVRAEDVAFSLGRVIKLNLTPAFILAQLGWTPENVDDMVTVDGNTVTIKYDGDFSSAFVLNVLASRPASIVDEKEVMAHETDGDMGNAWLNSNTAGSGPFSLADYRPAELIRLTANPDYFKGAPAMESVIIRHVAESATQQLLLTSGDVDLARNLTPDQIASIEGDGIKVETFPQAAVHFLSFNQKDEALQPEAVWEAARYLVNYEGMTDSFLKGQMEIHQAFWPKGFPGSYDENPYTYDPEKAKQILADAGVETPINVTLDVINSAPFTDMAQSLQASFAEAGINFDIIPGTGAQVITKYRDRTHEAMLLYWGPDFMDPHSNAKAFAYNADNSDDNYQATTTWRNAWAVPDDMNKETMAALSESDPDKRLEMYVDLQKKVQETSPIIIMFQAAYEVAMQDDVEGYVNGATSDFVYYRLVTK, encoded by the coding sequence ATGAAACTCTTCAAAGCCGCATTGCTCGCGGCAGCGCTGACCCTGCCGATGGGCGCGGGGTCTGCCATGGCCGACACGCCCGCAAACATGCTGGTCGTCGCTCAGAACATCGACGATATCGTCGCCATCGACCCGGCCCAGGCCTATGAATTCACATCCGGCGAGCTCGTCACCAACACCTATGACCGGCTGGTGCAGTATGACGCCGAGGACCCGACCGTGCTTTCGGCCGGCCTTGCCAGCGAATGGACGGCCGATGATGAGGCCAAGACCATCACCTTCACGATGCGCGACGATGCCACCTTCTCCTCCGGCAATCCTGTCCGTGCCGAGGATGTGGCGTTTTCGCTCGGCCGCGTCATCAAGCTGAACCTGACGCCCGCCTTCATCCTTGCCCAGCTCGGCTGGACGCCGGAGAATGTCGACGACATGGTGACCGTCGACGGCAACACCGTCACGATCAAATATGATGGTGATTTCTCTTCCGCCTTCGTGCTCAACGTGCTCGCCTCCCGTCCGGCCTCGATCGTCGACGAAAAGGAAGTGATGGCGCACGAGACCGACGGCGACATGGGCAATGCCTGGCTGAATTCCAATACCGCCGGCTCCGGCCCCTTCAGCCTTGCCGATTACCGTCCCGCAGAACTGATCCGGCTGACCGCCAACCCGGACTACTTCAAGGGCGCGCCGGCGATGGAATCGGTCATCATCCGTCATGTCGCCGAATCGGCGACGCAGCAATTGCTGCTGACCTCCGGCGATGTCGACCTTGCCCGCAACCTGACGCCGGACCAGATCGCCTCCATCGAAGGCGACGGCATCAAGGTCGAGACCTTCCCGCAGGCCGCCGTCCACTTCCTGTCCTTCAACCAGAAGGACGAGGCGCTCCAGCCCGAGGCCGTCTGGGAAGCCGCGCGCTATCTCGTCAATTACGAGGGCATGACCGACAGCTTCCTAAAGGGCCAGATGGAAATCCATCAGGCGTTCTGGCCGAAGGGTTTTCCGGGTTCCTATGATGAAAACCCCTATACCTACGACCCCGAGAAGGCCAAGCAGATCCTCGCCGATGCGGGCGTCGAAACCCCGATCAACGTGACGCTCGACGTCATCAATTCGGCGCCGTTCACCGACATGGCGCAGTCGCTGCAGGCAAGCTTCGCCGAAGCCGGCATCAATTTCGACATCATTCCGGGAACCGGCGCGCAGGTCATCACCAAGTATCGCGACCGCACCCATGAGGCGATGCTGCTCTACTGGGGGCCAGACTTCATGGACCCGCATTCGAACGCCAAGGCCTTCGCCTACAATGCCGATAATTCCGACGACAATTATCAGGCAACCACCACCTGGCGGAATGCCTGGGCCGTGCCGGATGACATGAACAAGGAAACCATGGCCGCGCTTTCGGAATCCGATCCGGACAAGCGTCTTGAGATGTATGTCGACCTGCAGAAGAAGGTGCAGGAAACCTCGCCGATCATCATCATGTTCCAGGCCGCCTACGAGGTTGCCATGCAGGATGACGTCGAAGGTTACGTCAACGGCGCGACCTCTGACTTCGTCTATTACCGGCTGGTGACGAAATAG
- a CDS encoding LacI family DNA-binding transcriptional regulator: MKPIQHRRCTLRDVAKAADVSLSTASNALNGVGRVNAETRERVLRVATEIGFRPNALARSLLSRRSLTIGIITDDTYGRLTLPISSGVSEILVDHGVSAFLCATSGDKRLAELHLQALLDKQVDGIILTATRLDVDPPIDLTALNIPVVYAFAAGPPHSTSFVPDDAHGAMLAIACLEEAGCRDILHITGPETWLAARHRAAAYRARCRPASPVMFGEWSEEWGHAAIEQVLATREKLPDGIFCGSDEIARGALDGLRDHGISVPDDVSVVGFDNWEVVSRQTRPPLTTIDMELKEIGHRAGLAMLQLTRNEPVDKGIIRLPCSLVRRESVARRPDDGPILLRSRD; this comes from the coding sequence ATAAAGCCCATTCAGCATCGCCGATGCACCCTCAGGGATGTCGCCAAGGCGGCCGATGTCAGCCTGTCGACGGCGTCGAATGCGCTGAACGGCGTTGGTCGTGTCAATGCCGAGACACGCGAGCGGGTGCTGCGGGTGGCAACGGAAATCGGCTTCCGGCCGAACGCGCTCGCCCGCAGCCTATTGAGTCGCCGAAGCCTCACCATCGGCATCATCACGGACGATACCTATGGCCGGTTGACCCTGCCGATCAGTTCCGGCGTCTCGGAGATTCTGGTCGATCACGGCGTCTCGGCGTTCCTCTGCGCCACCAGTGGCGACAAGCGGCTCGCCGAGCTCCATCTTCAGGCGCTGCTCGACAAGCAGGTCGACGGCATCATCCTGACGGCGACGCGCCTCGACGTCGATCCCCCCATCGATCTCACCGCCCTTAACATTCCAGTCGTTTATGCCTTCGCGGCCGGGCCACCGCACAGCACCAGTTTCGTTCCCGACGACGCCCACGGCGCAATGCTGGCAATCGCCTGTCTCGAGGAGGCCGGCTGCCGCGACATTCTCCACATCACCGGGCCTGAAACCTGGCTTGCGGCCCGACATCGCGCGGCGGCCTATCGTGCACGATGCCGGCCGGCCTCACCGGTGATGTTCGGAGAATGGTCGGAGGAATGGGGCCACGCGGCGATCGAGCAGGTGCTGGCCACGCGCGAAAAGCTCCCCGACGGGATCTTCTGCGGCAGCGACGAAATCGCCCGCGGCGCCCTCGATGGATTGCGCGACCACGGCATTTCGGTGCCGGACGATGTCTCGGTGGTCGGTTTCGACAACTGGGAAGTCGTGTCGCGTCAGACCCGTCCGCCGCTGACGACCATCGATATGGAGCTCAAGGAAATCGGTCACCGCGCCGGCCTCGCGATGCTGCAGCTGACCCGGAACGAGCCGGTCGACAAGGGCATCATCCGGCTTCCGTGTTCGCTCGTTCGGCGCGAAAGCGTTGCGAGGCGACCGGACGATGGCCCAATCCTTCTACGGTCGCGTGACTAA
- a CDS encoding carbohydrate ABC transporter permease: MLLAMIILAVFFLMPIIWSFANSFKPAAEALAHPVALFSKAFSLENYRRLENVGAGWYVYATNSVLIALGTIAFTVAVAVPAGYGFSKFRFPGQTLIFVLVMATMMIPFQSILTPLFLILKFLHLQNSLLGLVLIYTTFQLPFSIFMMRNAFDAIPKALVEAARIDGASQWTLVRRILMPLALPGVATVVMFAFLNSWNEFLAALIFLSDQNKFTLPIMLVNVSSGIYGIIDWGALQAGISLTMIPCIVMFLALQRYYVRGLTAGAVK; this comes from the coding sequence ATGCTTCTGGCGATGATCATTCTGGCGGTGTTCTTCCTGATGCCGATCATCTGGTCATTCGCCAATTCCTTCAAGCCGGCGGCAGAGGCGCTGGCCCATCCGGTGGCGCTGTTTTCCAAGGCGTTTTCGCTGGAGAATTACCGCCGTCTCGAAAATGTCGGGGCCGGATGGTATGTCTACGCGACCAATTCGGTGCTGATCGCACTCGGCACCATCGCCTTCACCGTGGCCGTCGCGGTGCCTGCCGGTTACGGGTTTTCCAAGTTCCGTTTCCCCGGCCAGACGCTGATCTTCGTTCTCGTCATGGCGACGATGATGATCCCGTTCCAGTCGATCCTGACGCCGCTGTTCCTGATCCTGAAGTTCCTGCATCTGCAGAACAGCCTTCTGGGCCTGGTGCTGATCTACACCACGTTCCAACTGCCGTTTTCGATCTTCATGATGCGCAACGCTTTCGATGCGATCCCGAAGGCGCTGGTCGAGGCCGCGCGCATTGATGGCGCGTCGCAATGGACACTGGTACGCCGCATCCTGATGCCGTTGGCGCTGCCGGGCGTGGCCACCGTCGTGATGTTCGCCTTCCTCAATTCCTGGAACGAGTTCCTGGCGGCGCTGATCTTCCTGTCGGACCAGAACAAGTTCACCCTGCCGATCATGCTGGTGAACGTCTCCTCCGGCATTTACGGCATCATCGACTGGGGCGCGCTCCAGGCCGGCATTTCCCTCACCATGATCCCCTGCATCGTGATGTTCCTGGCGCTGCAGCGCTACTATGTGCGCGGGCTGACAGCCGGGGCCGTCAAATGA
- a CDS encoding ABC transporter substrate-binding protein, with the protein MLKTKLMLAAVALAASASWAQAEEVNLWVRTSSAAVLQALAEKYNAAHDDTVNVTAVIAEQMVPKLGAAIAGGAPPEGAVLDLIYLPTFAANDTLEDMTGFVESLPYADALSPSHIRLATYDGKIYGVPALPDASIIAYNTDLFEQAGLDPEKAPASLDEIVEDAEKISALGDDIYGFYFVANSGSWLIYDFLPHIWAADADILTDDGREATIDTPAMRETLEDYRTMWQAGTIHPTSRSGNGNNAVEAFASGKVGVLMTGSYIVNLLDSNYPDVNFAVAPIPGPTGGQSSFAGGDTLAMIKGIAPEKKAVIEDFVKFYMEPEQQVFITQEAGMPSRTDLAEEAYANFDPRNLIAYDILSKARTPYTYASDELFVSRTGPFLNLIQSAVFGDDVDGAIATAQEDFTKILDRTNP; encoded by the coding sequence ATGCTGAAAACCAAACTCATGCTTGCCGCAGTCGCGCTGGCGGCATCCGCTTCATGGGCCCAGGCGGAGGAGGTAAACCTCTGGGTTCGCACCTCGTCGGCCGCCGTGCTGCAGGCGCTCGCCGAGAAGTACAACGCCGCCCATGACGATACCGTCAACGTCACCGCGGTCATCGCCGAACAGATGGTCCCGAAGCTCGGCGCCGCGATCGCCGGCGGCGCGCCGCCCGAAGGCGCGGTGCTTGACCTGATCTATCTGCCGACATTCGCAGCCAACGACACGCTGGAAGACATGACCGGCTTCGTCGAGAGCCTGCCCTATGCCGATGCGCTCAGCCCGTCCCATATCCGGCTGGCCACCTATGACGGCAAGATCTACGGCGTTCCCGCCCTGCCCGACGCCTCGATCATCGCCTATAATACCGACCTGTTCGAACAAGCCGGCCTCGATCCCGAGAAGGCCCCCGCATCACTCGACGAGATCGTCGAAGACGCCGAGAAGATCAGCGCGCTCGGCGACGACATCTACGGCTTCTACTTCGTCGCCAATTCGGGAAGCTGGCTGATCTACGACTTCCTGCCGCATATCTGGGCGGCCGATGCCGATATCCTGACCGATGACGGCCGCGAAGCGACGATCGACACGCCGGCCATGCGCGAAACGCTGGAAGACTACCGCACAATGTGGCAGGCCGGCACGATCCACCCGACGTCGCGCTCCGGCAACGGCAACAATGCCGTCGAGGCCTTTGCCTCGGGCAAGGTCGGCGTGCTGATGACCGGGTCCTACATCGTCAACCTGCTCGACAGCAATTATCCGGATGTCAACTTCGCCGTTGCCCCGATCCCCGGCCCGACGGGCGGCCAGTCGAGCTTTGCCGGCGGCGACACGCTCGCCATGATCAAGGGCATCGCGCCCGAAAAGAAGGCCGTGATCGAGGATTTCGTGAAGTTCTACATGGAGCCCGAACAGCAGGTGTTCATCACGCAGGAAGCCGGCATGCCCTCGCGCACCGATCTGGCGGAAGAGGCCTATGCCAATTTCGACCCGCGCAACCTCATCGCCTATGACATCCTGTCCAAGGCGCGCACGCCCTACACCTACGCTTCGGACGAGCTTTTCGTCAGCCGCACCGGACCGTTCCTGAACCTGATCCAGAGCGCGGTCTTCGGCGATGATGTGGATGGCGCGATCGCAACCGCGCAGGAGGATTTCACCAAGATCCTCGACCGCACCAATCCGTGA